The sequence GTTATCATAGCGATAGCCTCTGGCATGATACAATTGTTGGTAAGTGTACAGCACGGATTCGTACAGGCACAAACGGCCCACGCAAGACAACCCTGCCGATGATTCCCCGCATGTCTCCTCCCAGAAGCATGCGAGATGGGCTAAGGCTGCTGAACCGTGAAAGATACAGCATATTGTTTCGGCACAAACGACGGGCGGACCCGAATCGGAACGGATGCGCCAGTAAACGACTGGGTGACGGCTTCGCTTCCCACACGAGACCGTATAACTCCCCCCACAACGCGCATGGCATCGCTTCGCGCAATGCGCAACTCAATGCGATGTGTTCCTGGTCCTATTTGTAACGGTGTGCTTAACGGAGTACTTTTGCCCGTGTTCGTTCCGTCGATCCATACATTTCCCCACGGCCCTGTAGTAGTGACGTTGACCGGGTACTGAAAGTAACAGGTCAATTGTGCCCGTCGGCCGGACGTGACCGTTACGGTCGTGTCGATGGTTCCATATTCCGGGTGACGACACGCGACCCGCTGGGGACCTGGCGTGAGCCGATATGCGCCGGGCGCGCGCGCCTCTGATCCATTGACGACAACCTGAGCGGTAGGAACGGCTTGCACCTGAAGAAGCGCGGGTGCAGGGGCCTGGGGCGTTGGGGTAGGATCCGCTGCCTGGTCCGCCGATGCGGGAGCGTCGGACGGCTGATCGGTCGGTCGTACGGTTTCTGTCTTGTCGGACGCCTGCGTGGCGGACGGCGGGTTGCCCGCGGCATCGCGCGCCCCGTCACCCGGCGGCGACGCGTTGGCCGCAAGCGCGCCGGGGGCTGGCGCGTCGGGGCGGGCCGCTGCACCGGAAGGGGCATCGGCTTGCGCCGTGGCGGGGCCCGACGAACGGGACGAAAGGGCGATGCCGCGCACGGCATACGATGCGCCGGCACGCAGCGTGAGTGTCGTGTCGAACGGTGCGTATCCTTCTTTTGAGATCCGAACGGTTGCGCGCCCCGGGGCTACGGCGAGCTGTTGTGCGGGCGTGGTGCCTACCGTGTCGCCGTTCACTTGCACAGTGGCGCCCTCCGGGGTGCTGGCAACGGCCAGCACGGCAACGGCTGATGCGCTCCCTCCGCCGCCTTGCATAAACTGGTAGCCGCCATACAGCCCGGCCAGCAGCACGAGAAGGGCAAGACTGCCCCACAGCACCGACCGGCCCCCGCGGTCTTCTTCCGACGCCTCAACCGGCGCCCGCGTAGTAGCAGACGGCGTTGCGCGCTCCGGCGGCGCTTCGGGATCCGAAGGAGCCGCTTTTGTTGCCTCCGAGGGCTCCGGTGCGCGCGCAGATGCAGCAGCGGGTGGTGCGTCGGCAGACGAAGGATCGTCCTGGGGCGCAGCCGGCTGCTTGGAGGTACCGGGGTCGGCAGGAGGCGGCGCCTCGGGCGCGGTCTCATCGAGGACCGTTTCATCGAGCATGGTCTCGTCAAGTGCCCCCTCATCCATTACGGTTTCGTCGAGGGCCGTCTCGTCCATCGTCGTTTCGTCGAGGACGGTCTCGTCAAGCGCCGGAGGATCGGCCAGGGCCGTCTCGTCGACCGTCGTTTCGCCCGGCTCCGAGCCGTCATCGTCCGGCGGGTCGGGGAGGTGCCCCACGATCGTTGCAGCATCCTCGGCCGGCGTGCTCTCCAGTGCATCCTCCACCGCCGCCAACGCTTCAATCATCGCCTTGGCGTTCGGATAGCGCTCGTCCTGCGCTTGCGCGGTGGCCCTTTCGATGATGCCCACCAGCGCCGGCGGCAGGTCGTCGCGGTATTCATCGGGCGATGGCACGTCGCCCTCAACGACCCGGCGCATAATGTCGAAGTCGGTGGCCGCCTGCTCAAACGGCAAGGTGCCGGTGAGCATCTGAAAGGCCATCATGCCCACCGCGTACAGGTCGCTACGGCCGTCTACGGCGTTGATATCGGAAATTTGCTCGGGCGCCATGTACTTGAGCGTGCCGCCTTGCCCGCCTTGGGTGACGGTTTGGCCCGAGTCGGGGCTACGCATCTTGGCGATGCCGAAGTCCGTCACTTTCACGC comes from Salisaeta longa DSM 21114 and encodes:
- a CDS encoding serine/threonine-protein kinase, with protein sequence MQDEPIGKEIDGYHIERVLGRGGMGTVYAGEDIALSRKVAIKRVNPSQSHREMFLHRFRSEARALARVDSPYIVSIYALRDTEVGLLIVMEYVDGGTVEDLLEDGAIDTSVSVRILKQTLQACQAAHDAGVIHRDIKPANIMLTRDGRVKVTDFGIAKMRSPDSGQTVTQGGQGGTLKYMAPEQISDINAVDGRSDLYAVGMMAFQMLTGTLPFEQAATDFDIMRRVVEGDVPSPDEYRDDLPPALVGIIERATAQAQDERYPNAKAMIEALAAVEDALESTPAEDAATIVGHLPDPPDDDGSEPGETTVDETALADPPALDETVLDETTMDETALDETVMDEGALDETMLDETVLDETAPEAPPPADPGTSKQPAAPQDDPSSADAPPAAASARAPEPSEATKAAPSDPEAPPERATPSATTRAPVEASEEDRGGRSVLWGSLALLVLLAGLYGGYQFMQGGGGSASAVAVLAVASTPEGATVQVNGDTVGTTPAQQLAVAPGRATVRISKEGYAPFDTTLTLRAGASYAVRGIALSSRSSGPATAQADAPSGAAARPDAPAPGALAANASPPGDGARDAAGNPPSATQASDKTETVRPTDQPSDAPASADQAADPTPTPQAPAPALLQVQAVPTAQVVVNGSEARAPGAYRLTPGPQRVACRHPEYGTIDTTVTVTSGRRAQLTCYFQYPVNVTTTGPWGNVWIDGTNTGKSTPLSTPLQIGPGTHRIELRIARSDAMRVVGGVIRSRVGSEAVTQSFTGASVPIRVRPSFVPKQYAVSFTVQQP